In Parasegetibacter sp. NRK P23, a single genomic region encodes these proteins:
- a CDS encoding anti-sigma factor domain-containing protein, translating into MNTQEYISSGIVESYVLGLASQEEAAEFERACVTYPEVLAAREAFELSLEQQLLANAVPPPAGLLDDIFAAADIDNSPTTVEIDPNGSPTFPVDPVAPQAPVVTMQRTPSFGWMAAAALILLIGSAALNFYLYRQYEGVKAEQAALASQNKEVMDRIAEAEKSLALLKDPANQPVIMNGVGNSPDAKATVYWNTNTKDVYLLVNNLPVPEAGKQYQLWALVDGKPVDAGVFEVDPAGNLVTKMKNIPQAQAFAVTLEKKGGSPTPTLTAMYVMGQI; encoded by the coding sequence TTGAATACGCAGGAGTACATATCAAGTGGAATTGTTGAGAGCTACGTGCTTGGACTGGCCTCACAGGAAGAAGCCGCCGAATTCGAGCGGGCCTGTGTCACCTATCCCGAAGTACTTGCCGCCCGTGAAGCCTTCGAGCTTTCACTGGAACAGCAGCTGCTTGCAAATGCTGTACCTCCGCCTGCCGGCTTGCTGGATGATATTTTCGCCGCGGCCGATATAGATAATTCACCTACCACTGTTGAGATTGACCCCAACGGGTCGCCAACTTTCCCCGTGGATCCCGTGGCACCACAGGCGCCTGTGGTGACCATGCAGCGCACCCCCTCCTTCGGATGGATGGCCGCGGCAGCATTGATCCTGCTGATCGGAAGCGCCGCCCTTAATTTCTACCTGTACCGCCAGTATGAAGGGGTGAAGGCGGAACAAGCCGCCCTCGCTTCACAAAATAAAGAGGTGATGGACAGGATCGCGGAAGCGGAAAAAAGCCTGGCGCTCCTAAAAGACCCGGCTAACCAGCCCGTGATCATGAACGGCGTAGGCAATTCGCCCGATGCTAAAGCCACTGTTTACTGGAACACCAATACCAAAGATGTTTATCTCCTCGTCAATAACCTGCCTGTTCCCGAAGCCGGTAAACAATACCAGTTGTGGGCGCTCGTAGACGGAAAACCCGTAGATGCCGGTGTTTTTGAAGTGGATCCCGCAGGCAACCTGGTTACTAAAATGAAGAATATTCCCCAGGCGCAGGCATTCGCCGTTACCCTGGAGAAGAAAGGGGGCAGCCCAACGCCAACCCTCACCGCGATGTATGTAATGGGACAGATCTAA
- a CDS encoding outer membrane beta-barrel protein produces MKKLSLLLSLLVCCFSVNAQFKKDQLLIGTGINWRYSLDDGYPDGTVTGPSKRKTNYMLFSPQVGIFLNASTVHGVKLNIGFSSEKEYRRTYSNPATLASRMNTTMLGAGYFLKKFIPLHDRVGLYGEGLLEFLHLSEKLRIEPEFGGSGIGFQDKPFQVTLNAAAGLYFKPSSRFLLMAGTSLAGAEYMRSKKLSTHDFDIHAGVSSGLQLSVYYIVP; encoded by the coding sequence ATGAAAAAGCTATCGCTTTTACTCAGTCTTCTTGTGTGCTGTTTTTCCGTTAACGCACAGTTCAAAAAAGATCAGTTACTTATTGGTACAGGCATTAACTGGCGCTACAGTCTGGATGACGGCTATCCGGATGGAACTGTTACCGGACCATCAAAGAGAAAAACAAACTACATGCTCTTCTCTCCTCAAGTAGGCATATTTTTAAATGCCAGCACGGTACATGGAGTAAAACTGAATATTGGCTTCTCTTCAGAGAAAGAATACCGGCGAACATATAGCAATCCGGCAACCCTGGCATCGCGAATGAATACGACCATGTTAGGGGCCGGATATTTCCTGAAAAAATTTATTCCTTTGCATGATAGGGTAGGTCTCTATGGAGAAGGTCTGTTAGAGTTCCTGCATTTATCAGAAAAGCTTAGGATTGAACCTGAGTTTGGCGGAAGTGGTATCGGCTTTCAGGATAAACCTTTCCAAGTGACCCTGAACGCTGCTGCAGGTCTTTACTTTAAACCCTCATCCCGTTTTCTGCTGATGGCGGGGACCTCGCTGGCAGGTGCTGAATACATGCGGAGCAAAAAACTCTCGACCCATGATTTTGATATTCACGCAGGCGTGAGCTCAGGACTGCAATTGAGTGTGTACTACATTGTTCCGTAA
- a CDS encoding DUF1800 domain-containing protein, whose product MAVSNQQKNQHLLWRAGFGPAAEEMEQLKTATPKAYLKALMAASAKAPAPIDVVDNNTRELFRMISDAQLKRKELSDMQRRELQKNYRDGIKRLNLAWMNQMVNSDAQLREKMALFWHGHFASRQVNLFFNQALLNEIRTHALGNFGDLLKAVSHSASMLAFLNNQQNRKQSPNENFAREVMELFTMGRGNYTEKDIKEAARAFTGWGYNAQGDFVFRKNVHDEGVKTVLGKTGNLTGDDVLNILLEQKQTATYITTKIYRYFVNEEVNQQHVNWLAERFYKNGYRIDQLMSDIFSSDWFYEEKNIGVKIKSPVELLAGIRRLVPMNIENEEVQLLFQRALGQLLFYPPNVAGWPGGKNWIDSSTLMLRMRIPQLISESAVFSLSPKDDDDIMMGMKDKAATALLKAKGGGQQIKVVINWNIYTKQFEQVPREQLLNKLSDALLQLKPANTTPVAKYTDSTNREQFIKTATIQLMSTPEYQLC is encoded by the coding sequence ATGGCCGTTTCTAACCAGCAGAAAAATCAACATCTTTTGTGGCGCGCGGGCTTTGGTCCGGCAGCGGAAGAAATGGAGCAGTTGAAGACTGCTACCCCCAAAGCATACCTGAAAGCTTTGATGGCCGCTTCCGCAAAGGCCCCCGCACCCATTGATGTAGTAGACAACAACACCCGTGAACTTTTCCGGATGATATCCGATGCGCAGTTGAAAAGGAAAGAACTGTCGGATATGCAAAGGCGCGAGTTGCAGAAAAATTACCGCGACGGCATAAAACGGCTGAACCTCGCCTGGATGAACCAGATGGTAAACTCCGACGCGCAGCTCCGGGAAAAGATGGCGCTTTTCTGGCATGGACATTTCGCTTCCCGCCAGGTAAACCTCTTCTTCAACCAGGCTCTACTCAATGAAATAAGAACCCACGCACTAGGGAACTTTGGCGATCTGCTGAAAGCCGTTTCTCATTCAGCTTCCATGCTCGCCTTCCTCAACAACCAGCAGAACAGGAAACAATCGCCCAACGAAAACTTCGCACGGGAAGTGATGGAGTTGTTTACGATGGGCCGTGGAAATTATACGGAGAAAGACATTAAAGAAGCCGCCCGTGCCTTTACCGGATGGGGTTACAATGCACAAGGTGATTTCGTTTTCAGAAAAAATGTGCACGATGAAGGCGTAAAAACCGTACTTGGCAAAACAGGTAACCTTACCGGGGATGATGTGTTGAATATTCTGTTGGAACAAAAACAAACCGCGACCTACATCACCACAAAAATCTACCGGTATTTTGTAAACGAAGAAGTGAATCAGCAACATGTGAACTGGCTCGCCGAAAGATTTTACAAGAACGGATACAGGATTGACCAGTTGATGAGCGATATTTTTTCTTCGGATTGGTTTTATGAAGAAAAGAACATCGGGGTGAAAATAAAATCGCCCGTTGAACTACTGGCGGGCATCCGCCGGCTGGTGCCGATGAACATTGAGAATGAAGAAGTGCAATTACTTTTTCAACGCGCCCTGGGTCAACTACTTTTCTATCCGCCCAACGTGGCCGGCTGGCCCGGTGGAAAAAACTGGATCGACAGCTCCACACTCATGCTCCGGATGCGTATTCCTCAACTCATTTCCGAATCCGCTGTATTCAGTCTTTCTCCCAAAGATGATGATGATATTATGATGGGTATGAAAGACAAAGCCGCCACCGCGCTGTTGAAAGCGAAGGGCGGCGGTCAGCAGATAAAAGTGGTGATCAACTGGAACATATATACGAAGCAGTTTGAACAGGTGCCCCGCGAGCAATTGCTCAATAAACTATCGGATGCGCTGCTGCAACTGAAGCCTGCGAATACCACGCCGGTGGCTAAGTACACCGATAGTACCAATCGCGAACAATTCATTAAAACAGCCACCATTCAACTGATGAGTACACCGGAATACCAGTTGTGCTAA
- a CDS encoding peptide MFS transporter: MNSPNPALGQRTIAGHPPGLFVLFFTEMWERFSFYGMKALLIFYLTKYHFFTDKAGNEIVGNYAALVYALPILGGLLADKYLGFRKAVIFGAILLVLGHLGMAVEGFQAYYDAAGNVVRDESAIQVFYLSMGLIIMGVGFLKPNISTIVGALYEKDDPRRDSGFTIFYMGINTGSFIATLLCGWLGETYGWRYGFGAAGIGMLLGLIVFIWGQKFLMGKAEPKDPALLQQKTPVGISREWLIYILSLAGVFVCWQLVQYHHVVGTILSAVSIAVVAFLLWFILRKCTPQEKGQMLVLLILIIFTVVFWALFEQAYTSMNLFADRVVDRNVLGGEVKASQILSLNSLFIILLAPVLAWLWIKLAKKKMEPNTPVKFAMGLLFAGIGFGVLVLGIKNADSLGKVPLVWLVLTYLFHTLGELSLSPVGLSAVTKLSVPRIVGFMMGAWFLATAGSEFIAAVLANIASVETVGGVVTDVKASLNAYSELFWFLFIVGLISGGLLLLLSPFLKKYMHGVK; this comes from the coding sequence ATGAATTCACCTAACCCTGCATTGGGGCAGCGGACTATTGCCGGGCACCCACCCGGTCTCTTTGTGCTCTTTTTTACCGAAATGTGGGAAAGGTTCTCTTTCTACGGCATGAAAGCCCTCCTGATCTTCTACCTCACCAAATACCATTTTTTTACCGACAAAGCAGGCAACGAAATCGTGGGCAACTACGCGGCGCTCGTTTATGCGTTGCCCATCCTGGGCGGACTGCTGGCCGATAAATACCTCGGTTTCCGGAAAGCCGTGATCTTCGGCGCCATCCTGTTGGTACTTGGTCACCTCGGCATGGCCGTGGAAGGCTTCCAGGCCTATTACGACGCTGCGGGCAATGTGGTGCGGGATGAATCGGCCATACAGGTATTCTACCTTTCCATGGGGCTGATCATCATGGGCGTGGGATTCCTGAAACCCAATATCTCCACCATCGTGGGCGCTTTGTATGAAAAAGACGATCCCCGCAGGGATTCCGGGTTCACTATATTTTATATGGGCATCAACACCGGTTCATTCATCGCGACGCTGTTGTGCGGATGGCTGGGGGAAACCTATGGCTGGCGCTACGGCTTTGGCGCGGCGGGCATCGGGATGCTGCTTGGACTGATCGTATTCATCTGGGGACAGAAATTTCTGATGGGCAAGGCCGAACCCAAGGACCCGGCGCTGCTCCAACAAAAAACACCTGTTGGCATCAGCCGGGAATGGCTGATCTATATTCTTTCCCTCGCAGGCGTTTTCGTGTGCTGGCAACTGGTGCAGTACCACCATGTGGTGGGCACCATTCTGTCGGCCGTATCCATCGCGGTGGTGGCCTTCCTGCTCTGGTTCATCCTGCGGAAATGTACGCCCCAGGAAAAAGGACAGATGCTGGTGCTCCTGATCCTGATCATATTTACCGTGGTATTCTGGGCGCTCTTCGAACAGGCCTATACTTCCATGAACCTGTTCGCCGACCGGGTGGTGGACCGCAACGTTTTAGGCGGAGAAGTGAAAGCCAGTCAGATCTTATCCCTCAATTCACTCTTTATTATATTGCTCGCCCCGGTACTGGCCTGGCTGTGGATCAAACTGGCGAAGAAAAAGATGGAACCCAATACACCGGTGAAATTCGCTATGGGACTGCTTTTCGCGGGCATCGGCTTCGGCGTGCTGGTATTGGGCATCAAAAACGCGGATAGCCTGGGTAAAGTACCGCTGGTATGGCTCGTGCTCACCTACCTGTTCCATACCCTGGGCGAATTATCGCTTTCACCCGTAGGACTTTCAGCGGTAACCAAATTATCCGTGCCCCGCATTGTGGGCTTTATGATGGGCGCCTGGTTCCTGGCTACCGCCGGTTCTGAATTCATCGCCGCGGTGCTGGCCAATATCGCCAGCGTGGAAACCGTGGGCGGCGTGGTAACCGATGTGAAAGCTTCGCTGAACGCCTATTCCGAGTTGTTCTGGTTCCTGTTTATCGTGGGCCTGATCTCCGGAGGACTGCTGCTCCTGCTCTCTCCCTTCCTTAAGAAATACATGCACGGCGTTAAATAA
- the gcvH gene encoding glycine cleavage system protein GcvH, which yields MNFPDNLKYTKDHEWIRLEGNVATIGITEFAQSELGDIVYVEVETVGKALAANEVFGTVEAVKTVSDLFLPVAGTITELNPALANAPELVNSDPYGEGWMVKMTVDNVADVESLLDAAAYQAVVA from the coding sequence ATGAACTTTCCTGATAACCTGAAGTACACCAAGGACCACGAATGGATCCGCCTGGAAGGAAACGTAGCCACCATTGGCATTACCGAATTCGCACAAAGTGAACTGGGCGACATCGTTTATGTGGAAGTGGAAACAGTGGGAAAGGCCCTGGCCGCAAATGAAGTTTTCGGAACCGTGGAAGCGGTAAAAACCGTGAGCGACCTGTTCCTCCCCGTTGCAGGCACCATTACTGAACTTAACCCGGCATTGGCCAACGCACCCGAACTCGTGAACTCCGATCCATACGGTGAAGGATGGATGGTGAAAATGACCGTGGACAATGTAGCAGACGTGGAATCGCTGCTGGATGCCGCCGCCTACCAGGCTGTAGTGGCATAA
- a CDS encoding DUF1501 domain-containing protein: protein MFIKRRTFLQTGSLATASLMLPKFLKAFEQPAMVPPGNKVLVVLQLSGGNDGLNTVIPVRNDLYFQARPKIGIERTAALSLTDEVGLHPALTGFKALYDEGALGIMNSVGYPNPDRSHFRSMDIWHTASKSDEYWNTGWLGRYLDAQCSGCDKPTQALEVDDVLSLALKGKDAKGIALKDPRKLFGTSQDKFLKDILKEHDTSHNERPVDYLYKTMAETISSADYIYKQSKLRPSSAGYPGTEMGQSLKTIASLIFSDINTKVYYLSLGSFDTHVNQDAQQKRLFTEMNDAVTAFVKDLKTNNRFNDVVLMSFSEFGRRVKQNASNGTDHGTANNMFFVGGGLKEKGLLNAMPDLANLKDGDLQYKVDFKNVYATLLRNWLGVDDAAILGRKYDHLSFV from the coding sequence ATGTTCATAAAGAGAAGAACTTTCCTACAAACCGGCTCACTCGCCACCGCCAGCCTGATGCTGCCGAAATTCCTGAAAGCATTTGAGCAGCCAGCCATGGTACCCCCCGGCAACAAAGTGTTGGTGGTATTGCAATTGAGCGGCGGGAACGATGGTTTGAATACCGTGATACCCGTTCGCAACGACCTGTACTTCCAAGCACGCCCGAAGATTGGCATCGAAAGAACGGCAGCCTTGTCGCTGACCGATGAGGTTGGCCTGCACCCCGCGCTTACCGGGTTCAAAGCCTTATACGACGAAGGTGCGCTCGGCATCATGAACAGCGTGGGATATCCGAACCCCGACCGCTCCCATTTCAGAAGTATGGACATCTGGCATACCGCCAGCAAAAGTGATGAGTATTGGAACACCGGCTGGCTCGGACGCTACCTCGACGCGCAGTGCAGCGGATGCGACAAACCCACCCAGGCGCTGGAAGTAGACGATGTGCTGAGCCTGGCTTTGAAAGGAAAAGATGCCAAAGGCATCGCACTGAAGGATCCACGCAAGTTGTTCGGCACCAGCCAGGATAAATTCCTGAAAGATATCCTGAAAGAACATGATACTTCCCACAACGAACGGCCTGTGGATTACCTCTATAAAACGATGGCTGAAACCATCAGTTCCGCCGATTACATCTACAAACAAAGTAAACTCCGCCCTAGTTCCGCAGGATATCCCGGAACGGAAATGGGGCAAAGTCTGAAAACTATCGCTTCGTTGATCTTCTCTGATATCAATACAAAAGTATATTACCTCTCCCTGGGTAGTTTTGATACACACGTGAACCAGGACGCCCAGCAGAAAAGGCTTTTCACCGAAATGAACGATGCCGTTACCGCTTTCGTAAAAGACCTGAAGACCAACAACCGCTTCAACGATGTGGTGCTGATGAGTTTTTCCGAATTCGGCAGAAGGGTGAAACAGAATGCCAGCAACGGCACCGACCATGGTACCGCCAACAACATGTTCTTCGTGGGCGGCGGCTTAAAGGAAAAAGGACTCCTCAACGCCATGCCCGATCTCGCCAACCTTAAAGATGGTGACCTTCAATATAAGGTAGACTTTAAAAATGTGTACGCCACGTTGCTCCGCAACTGGCTCGGTGTAGACGATGCGGCTATCCTTGGCAGAAAATACGATCACCTCAGTTTTGTGTAA
- a CDS encoding RNA polymerase sigma factor, translating into MSTPIKYNEQELISLLKAKDSNAFSYLYEHYSGALHNIVLQIVTDGETARDVLQEAFVNIWKKIDSYDPQKGRLFTWMLNVTRNLSIDTVRSKGFQNNQKNTELNDVTEAYTQVVKPDIDNIGLKKVLQKLKEEHRLLIDLSYFKGYTHDEIAQMQGIPLGTVKTRIRTALIQLKEYLK; encoded by the coding sequence TTGAGTACGCCGATCAAATACAATGAACAGGAGCTTATCTCTTTGCTAAAAGCAAAGGACAGCAACGCGTTCTCGTATCTGTACGAGCATTACTCAGGGGCTTTGCACAATATAGTGCTGCAGATCGTAACCGATGGCGAAACCGCAAGAGATGTATTGCAGGAAGCCTTCGTGAACATCTGGAAGAAGATAGACAGCTACGACCCCCAAAAGGGCAGGCTCTTCACCTGGATGCTCAACGTAACACGCAACCTCTCGATAGATACCGTCCGCTCGAAAGGATTCCAGAACAACCAGAAAAACACGGAACTCAACGATGTAACCGAGGCCTACACCCAGGTGGTGAAGCCCGATATCGACAACATAGGATTGAAAAAAGTGCTACAGAAACTGAAGGAAGAACACCGGCTTTTGATTGACCTTTCTTATTTCAAAGGGTACACCCACGATGAAATCGCCCAAATGCAGGGCATCCCGCTGGGAACCGTGAAAACAAGAATACGAACGGCATTGATACAATTAAAAGAATATTTAAAATAG
- the serS gene encoding serine--tRNA ligase translates to MLQVAVIRQQPEWVKERLAIRNFKETDLVDQIIELDEKRRKLQAEFDATQSKINSASKEIGILMGKGDKAGAEQKKLEVPALKASLQPITEQLQEAEKAQHDLLVKLPNLPSGEVPPGTSAEDNVVVRSGGPEPQLGADALPHWDLIVKYDLIDFETGSKITGRGFPLYKGRGARLQRAMVQYFLDFNTNAGYTEYQPPLLVNEASAYGTGQLPDKEGQMYFVTEDNFYLIPTSEVPLTNIYRDDILKETELPVKITAYTPCFRREAGSFGKDVRGLNRLHQFDKVEVVQIVHPEKSYEVLDEMVRHVEHLLQSLELPYRILKLCGGDMGFTSALTYDFEVFSAAQQRWLEVSSVSNFETYQTNRAKIRFKDEHGKIHLAHSLNGSSLALPRIIACLLENNQKEDGIHLPVSLHNYFGAKVIS, encoded by the coding sequence ATGTTACAGGTAGCCGTGATAAGGCAGCAACCGGAATGGGTCAAGGAAAGACTGGCCATAAGGAATTTCAAGGAAACCGACCTGGTGGACCAAATCATTGAACTGGATGAAAAAAGAAGAAAACTGCAGGCTGAATTTGATGCCACGCAGTCGAAAATAAACAGTGCCTCCAAAGAGATCGGCATACTGATGGGGAAAGGCGATAAGGCTGGCGCAGAGCAGAAAAAACTGGAAGTGCCCGCACTGAAAGCTTCCCTGCAACCTATTACCGAACAACTCCAGGAAGCGGAAAAGGCCCAGCACGACCTGCTGGTGAAATTGCCCAACCTGCCATCCGGTGAAGTACCCCCCGGTACTTCCGCCGAAGATAATGTGGTGGTGAGAAGCGGAGGCCCCGAACCACAACTGGGCGCCGACGCGCTCCCGCACTGGGACCTCATCGTGAAATACGACCTCATCGATTTTGAAACCGGCTCCAAAATCACCGGCCGCGGTTTCCCTTTGTACAAAGGAAGGGGTGCACGTCTGCAACGCGCTATGGTGCAGTATTTCCTCGATTTCAATACCAATGCGGGGTACACCGAATACCAGCCGCCACTGCTGGTGAACGAAGCCTCCGCTTACGGAACCGGGCAACTACCCGATAAGGAAGGGCAAATGTATTTTGTAACAGAAGATAATTTCTACCTCATCCCCACTTCAGAAGTACCCCTCACCAATATTTACAGAGATGATATTCTGAAGGAAACGGAACTTCCGGTGAAGATAACCGCCTATACCCCCTGTTTCCGCCGCGAAGCGGGTAGTTTCGGCAAAGATGTGCGCGGCCTCAACCGCCTGCACCAGTTCGATAAAGTGGAAGTGGTACAGATTGTTCACCCGGAAAAAAGTTACGAAGTACTCGATGAAATGGTGCGCCACGTAGAGCACTTGCTGCAGAGTCTGGAACTGCCTTACCGCATCCTGAAACTGTGTGGCGGCGATATGGGCTTCACTTCCGCGCTCACCTACGATTTCGAAGTGTTCTCCGCCGCCCAGCAACGCTGGCTGGAAGTGAGTTCCGTTTCCAATTTCGAGACGTACCAGACCAACCGCGCCAAAATCCGCTTCAAAGATGAACACGGTAAAATACACCTGGCACACTCCCTTAACGGAAGTTCACTCGCCCTGCCGCGCATCATCGCGTGTTTATTGGAGAACAACCAGAAAGAAGACGGGATACACCTGCCTGTTAGTCTGCACAATTATTTCGGTGCGAAGGTGATTAGTTGA
- a CDS encoding peptide MFS transporter — MNFETNDFFKSKVLGHPSGLFVLFFTEMWERFSYYGMRALLVLFLTSSIIGDNPGWGWPRENALALYGSYTSLAYLTTILGGYVADKIIGYRWAVVLGATLMTLGHASMAFETQFFMYLGLFLLVIGNGFFKPNMTSIVSNMYKDHQDKKDGAYTIFYMGVNAGAFLGIMLCGYIGETVSWSWGFGLAGIFMFFGMLQFYFSQNIFGNVGLKPEKNTDTSAVKKTVDENGDKLNPFTKLDLFLIAIVAITGLLWIINDPMSKISEYNFFNFTVAGNPGDTFAIVSAVLIFVFILISRIIRYDRITRDRMIAVVIFAFFTVFFWAAFEQAGGSMTIFAGDYTNRSLEGASAMAFKVINTLITIVPLGIISYVLFKLFQQTFAKYALANIILSLSFVLIWGIVIWMLSRQFSATGTEVPATWFGILNSLFIITFAPLFSKLWESKFNPSGAVKFGIGLLLLGLGFGFLAFGSSEIPQGAKVASVSMIWLILAYLFHTLGELCISPVGLSYVSKLVPARMIAIMFGIWYLAIAIGNKAAGTMGGMIDKITEAYSLSTFFLIFTLVPAAGALILFVLNPLLKKLMHGVK; from the coding sequence ATGAACTTTGAAACCAATGATTTTTTCAAATCAAAAGTATTAGGGCATCCTTCCGGACTGTTCGTGTTGTTCTTCACCGAAATGTGGGAAAGGTTCTCCTACTACGGCATGCGCGCCCTGCTTGTATTGTTCCTTACCTCGTCTATCATTGGCGATAACCCCGGCTGGGGATGGCCGCGGGAGAACGCCCTGGCACTTTACGGTTCCTACACTTCCCTCGCTTACCTCACCACCATTTTAGGCGGATATGTGGCGGACAAAATCATCGGTTACCGGTGGGCGGTAGTATTGGGCGCCACATTAATGACACTGGGACATGCTTCCATGGCCTTCGAAACGCAGTTCTTCATGTACCTCGGACTTTTCCTGTTGGTGATCGGGAACGGCTTCTTCAAACCCAACATGACCTCCATCGTTTCCAACATGTACAAGGACCATCAGGATAAAAAAGATGGTGCTTATACTATATTCTACATGGGTGTGAACGCCGGAGCCTTCCTGGGCATCATGCTCTGCGGATACATCGGGGAAACGGTTTCCTGGAGCTGGGGCTTCGGACTCGCCGGTATCTTCATGTTCTTCGGCATGCTGCAGTTTTATTTCTCCCAGAATATTTTCGGGAACGTTGGTCTGAAACCGGAGAAAAACACGGATACTTCCGCTGTGAAAAAAACGGTAGATGAGAACGGAGATAAACTGAATCCCTTTACCAAATTGGACCTGTTCCTCATCGCAATAGTGGCCATCACCGGGTTACTCTGGATCATCAACGACCCGATGTCGAAAATATCCGAGTACAATTTCTTCAACTTTACAGTAGCCGGAAACCCCGGTGATACGTTCGCCATCGTATCCGCCGTGCTCATCTTTGTATTTATTCTGATCAGCCGGATCATCCGCTACGACCGTATTACAAGAGACCGGATGATCGCCGTGGTGATATTCGCGTTCTTCACCGTGTTTTTCTGGGCGGCATTTGAACAGGCGGGCGGCTCCATGACCATCTTTGCGGGCGATTACACCAATCGCTCCCTGGAAGGTGCGAGTGCCATGGCTTTTAAGGTCATCAATACGCTGATCACCATCGTTCCTTTGGGCATCATCTCTTATGTATTGTTCAAACTCTTCCAGCAAACCTTCGCGAAATACGCGCTGGCCAATATTATTCTTTCCCTCAGTTTTGTCCTGATCTGGGGTATCGTGATCTGGATGCTCTCCAGGCAATTCTCCGCGACGGGTACCGAGGTTCCCGCCACCTGGTTCGGTATCCTGAACTCACTTTTCATCATCACGTTCGCTCCCCTGTTCTCCAAACTCTGGGAGAGTAAGTTTAACCCCAGCGGTGCTGTGAAGTTCGGCATCGGGTTACTGTTGCTCGGCCTGGGCTTCGGCTTCCTCGCCTTCGGCTCCTCCGAAATTCCGCAAGGCGCCAAAGTCGCCTCCGTTAGTATGATCTGGCTGATCCTCGCTTACCTGTTCCATACTTTAGGCGAGTTGTGCATCTCTCCCGTGGGACTTTCTTATGTAAGTAAGCTGGTGCCCGCAAGGATGATCGCCATCATGTTCGGTATCTGGTACCTCGCCATCGCCATTGGTAACAAAGCCGCGGGTACCATGGGCGGTATGATCGATAAGATCACGGAAGCATACTCGCTTTCTACTTTCTTTCTCATTTTCACGCTGGTACCGGCAGCGGGCGCGCTGATATTGTTTGTGTTGAATCCGTTGCTGAAGAAGTTGATGCACGGGGTGAAGTAA
- a CDS encoding LLM class flavin-dependent oxidoreductase, giving the protein MKFEQLKLSVLDQSIVRKGGTAAEAVANTIATAKLAEKLGYHRFWVSEHHNSTMIAGSAPELLMVKLGSETSTIRIGSGGIMLPNHSALKVAENFRMLETLFPGRIDLGMGRAPGGDRITASLLNPSNTFSEADYLEQLKHLQAFFRDEARTQYGDIIAVPQCATIPQQWILSSSGGSSAIAARFGMGLAIARFINGNATPEVAETYRKQFVPSEAFPEPHAILSISVQCADTEEKAMELRKLADYTLIQFEKGYFGPIGSYDEIKDYVFSPAEEERIRQNAGRIVSGTPDQVKEQLARLANDFGVDEIVVTCMTYAQEDRVRCLELLKG; this is encoded by the coding sequence ATGAAGTTTGAACAGTTGAAACTGAGTGTACTCGACCAGTCGATCGTGAGAAAAGGCGGCACCGCGGCTGAAGCGGTGGCCAATACCATTGCCACGGCTAAACTGGCTGAAAAGCTTGGCTATCACAGGTTTTGGGTATCAGAACACCACAATTCCACCATGATAGCCGGTTCCGCCCCAGAATTGTTAATGGTGAAACTGGGTTCTGAAACCAGTACTATACGCATCGGTTCGGGTGGTATCATGCTGCCCAACCACAGCGCCCTGAAAGTGGCGGAAAACTTCAGGATGCTGGAAACGCTTTTCCCGGGCCGCATCGATCTGGGGATGGGCCGCGCACCCGGAGGCGACCGCATCACGGCTTCCTTACTCAATCCATCCAACACGTTCAGCGAAGCCGATTACCTCGAACAACTGAAACACCTCCAGGCATTCTTTCGCGACGAAGCCCGCACACAGTATGGAGATATTATTGCCGTTCCGCAGTGCGCCACCATTCCGCAGCAATGGATACTCAGTTCCAGCGGTGGCAGCAGCGCAATAGCGGCCAGGTTCGGGATGGGACTGGCCATTGCACGGTTCATCAACGGGAACGCTACGCCTGAAGTGGCGGAAACTTACCGCAAACAATTCGTGCCCAGCGAAGCGTTTCCTGAACCGCACGCTATTTTGTCCATCTCCGTACAATGTGCTGATACAGAAGAAAAAGCAATGGAACTCCGTAAACTGGCTGATTACACACTGATCCAGTTTGAGAAAGGATATTTCGGTCCCATCGGGAGCTATGATGAAATAAAAGATTATGTTTTTTCACCCGCGGAAGAAGAACGTATCCGGCAGAACGCGGGGCGCATCGTTTCCGGAACGCCGGACCAGGTGAAGGAGCAGCTTGCCCGTCTCGCCAATGATTTCGGAGTGGACGAGATCGTGGTAACGTGTATGACTTACGCGCAGGAGGATAGGGTGAGGTGTTTGGAGCTGCTGAAAGGATAG